The Spirochaetaceae bacterium nucleotide sequence GCAACCGCTCAAAGTGAGTTACCTGTGCACCTCCTCTTCCTGACCCGCCTGCTGGTGTACGCCCTGGCGGTGGCGATGCCGCTGGTGCACCCCGCGGTCACGGTGCCCTACGACCGCGCCGGCTACCTGGTGTGGTTCGCCCTGGTGCCGCTGGAGATGCTGATCGCCTACGCCCTGCGCCATGCCGCCACCGGCAGCACGCCGATCCTGCGCCGCGGCCGCCTCGCGCGCCTGTCGGCCCGGGCACGGGTCTGGCTGCGCCCGCCCCACCTGCTCGCCGCCGCCGGCCTCGCCGTGCTGGCGGCGATCGCCTTCGGCACCGGCTTCGACAGCGCGGCGTGGCTGGTGGCCGGCGCCGGCGCCGGCGCCTTCCTGCTCACCCTGCTGGTCTTCGGCTCGCGCGAGTACGGCCACACTATCGCCGCCGCCGAGCTGTTCTTCATCGGCTACATCTACGTCAAGATGCTGCGCTTCTCGCGCGCGTCCGCGGAGATCTCGGGCGCCAGCTCGCTGCTCACCACGGTGATCCTGCTGGTCGCCATCGGCGGCTTCCTGCTGCACGGCATCGTGATCTACCAGGCCGCGTTCCCGAACCGGCGCCCGGGCACGGGGCGTGCCGAGGACCGCCGCCGCGGCCGCCGCGAGGTGACCCTGTTCGCGTCGGTCATCGTCCCACTGATTATCGTGCTCGCCATCATCCTGCCGCCCGATTTCGTCGAGCACCGCATCGCCTTCAACGAGCTCAACGAACTGCCGCCGTCGCCGCCGGTGCCGGTCGACGACTTCAGCACCGCGCCGCCGGGCGGCAACCTGCGCGGCGACCAGCAGTTCGAGCCACGCGACAACCAGGGCGGCGGCGGCCAGGGCGACCAGCAGCAGAACCAGCAGGACGGCGAAGGCGAGGGGGAAGCCGGACAGATGCCGGGCCTGGTGGGCATCCCGGCGCGCGAGTGGGACCAGCGCCGGCAGCCGCAGCAGCCGCAGCCACAACCCCAGCCGAGCCAGGGCCAGGGACAGGGGGAAACCGACGGCACCGGCGGCGGCAGCACCGGCGAGCAGGGCCAGTCGGGCGGCGGCTCCGGCCAGCCCAACGACCAGAACCAGGGCGAGACCGGCGAGGAGGGCGACGGCAACCAGGACAGCGGCGACGGCGAGGGCGAGAACCAGCAGCACGCGGTGATGATCATCGCCAGCGAGCACGACCCCGTGTACGCCGCCGACGGCTACTTCGGCCTGTTCGACGGCGTGCTCGGCTTCTCCTACTCGCGCGACGAACCGCTCAACGAACTGGTCTACCGCCGCCTGTTCGAGACCTGGGAGGATCCCGCACCGCCGCGCGAGCTGGGCCGCAGCCCGCTGGAGCACGGATTCTTCTCCACCATCCCGGAGCGGGTCATGCCGTACCGGCCGCTGGCGGTGGAGCCCACCGTGCAGCAGCGCCGCTACCATCCGTTCGACCTCTCCTACCGGGTGGTCTCGCAGGTGAGCACGGCCGGTCCGCCCGGCTGGCGCCAGGCGCGTCCGCTGTCCGACCGCGAGCGCGCGCGCATGAGCGACTTCCTGGAGGTGCCGCTCGACGGCGAGCAACGGGCGCGCTTCCAGGCCTACCTGGACGATGCGGTGAGCGATGCCGGTACCGACTTCGACAAGATCGACCAGCTCATGCGCAGCTATGCCGACTACCAGTACGAGATCGGCTTCACCGACGACGTCTCGATCGCCCACGTCGACAACTTCCTGTTCGAGACCAAGGCCGGCGACTGCACCGAGTTCTCCAACACCTCGGCGATCCTGGGGCGCATGCTCGGCGTTCCGACGCGCGTGGTGACCGGCTGGCTCGGCTCCGAGTCGCTGCAGACCCCGCAGCACGTGCGCGGCGCCGCCATCCTGCGCCAGTCGATCGAGCCGCTGCAGGAGTACGCGGTCGAGGATCTGTACCTGATCACCACCGCGCACCGCCACTCCTGGACGCAGTTCTGGCTGCCCGACTTCGGCTGGATCGACTTCGAGACCACCGCCCACGCCAAGCCGCCGCCGCCCGGCGCCGACGCCAACTCGCTCGACATCGTGATCCCGATCATCGAGGTGGAAGAGGTGCCGGCGCCGCGCGACTTCGTGTTCCCGTGGCGCTTCGCCCTCACCGTGCTGGGCACCCTGGCCGCCGCCGGCATCGCCGGCGCCTACGGCCTGCGCTACGGCCGCGAAGGCTGGCTCACCATGCGCGCGCGGCAGGCCGACGCCGGCGGCCTGCGCGCCCTCGGCAAGCTGCTCTACATGCGCATGGCCAGCGCCGGCTGCGCGCTCAAGCCGCACGCCCACACCGTGCAGGAGTACGCCCGGCAGTATCCCCAGATCGGCCGCTTCGCCGCCCTCTACACCATGCTCCGCTACCGCACCGCCTTCGACCCCGGCGAACGCACCAGCACCTGGCAGGAACTTCGCACCCAATACCAGTCCTCGCTCAAGGACGTGCGCCCGGCCGGCCTCCTCCCCCTCCTCCGCCGCACCCTCAGCCTGCGCGCCCTCTACTACTGATAGATCGAGTCATCGCCCGTGTTATCGATTGAGAGACCACGATCTTCAGGTCCATAGCCGTCAGTGCAATCATGAAGAGAGTCCTCAAAGCGCCCAAAAAGAAACAATTCATTAGAGATATGTGTAGCATTGAAGTTTGCCGCACTGATCCGCTCATTCGGGTGTATCCGTACCTATTGGACTTCTTCCGCCGACGACATCCCTTGGAGCGTTCCGACTTCGTTGTGGCCGCAAACATGGCATACGGTTGGATGCCAAAGATGCTGACCCTAAAGGGGACGGACGAGGATTGGGACATTGCTCTGGATGTTCTCAATCGAGCAAGATCACAACGTATCATAGAACAAAATGATCTTCGTATCTTGCGATCTTGCATAAATGAATCCCTAGTCGGTGCGTCGAAGATACTCCATTTCATGAATCCGCAACACCACGCAATATGGGACAGCAAAGTCTACATTTATCTGACGTACAAGAAGCCGACTTATGGCAATTATGGTACGATAAACAATCTTGACCTGTTTTGCCAATATCATCGAATATGCGACGAAGTTGCTGCATGGCCGGGATTCCAGGACGGCCTCGTCTATGTCTCCACGAAGATGGGATACGACATTTCTGCCATGCGCGCGATAGATTACGTCATGTGGTCGACTGCCAGATTATGTAGCGCCGGATCCAGATAACGAACAGAGGGTACGATGCGCATCAGCACTGAATACGCACATGGGGCAAGAGAGGGTGTCTGATTGCGAGCCTCATCTTGTCACTTGCCACGTTTGGTACAGCGTCTGTTTCGGCCGGAACGTGTTCAGATTGGAAAGAGAGGTCTTTTTTTCGGGAGGCTACGGTCGAGGGCGTAGTTGACTGCCTTGATGGTGGTGCTGACCCCAATGCTCGAGGGCGCTACTGGACCGGCACGCGTTTGCATGCTGCGGCCGAGGAAGCGCAAGATGCCTCCATCATCGCTGCGTTGCTCCTCGCTGGTGCTGATCCGAATGCCGTCGGGCCCTACGGCGTTACACCACTGAGCATCGCCGTTCGACGGGGCTACCATGTAGAGGCGTGGAGCAAGCCCGACCTTGGCGTCGAGATTGTCGCGACTCTCCTCCATTTCGATGCGGATCCCAATTCTCGAGATTCAAATGGCTGCACGCCGTTACACGAAGCGGCCGGCGAACCATTTATTCATCCGGCCATTATCCCCAATCTGCTTCACGGAGGTGCCGAGCCAGACGTACGCGGGTGTTCGCGTTACTCGACTCCTCTGCACGCTGCTATATTCGGTGCGAACATCTCAACTATCGCTGCGTTACTTGATGACGGTGCCGATCCTAATCTGCACGACAACGATGGTAACACGCCGATTAGAAACGCCATCCTCAGTATAAATGATCCCGGATCGGCTGCTGACGTCGTGTCACTGTTGCTTGCTGCTGATGCCGATCCGAATGTTGCCGGTACGGGACACGATCAGAGACTCCCCCTACACATCGCTGCTTACTATCATGGGGACAATCCTCGCTTGGTCGTTGCGCTGCTGAACGCTGGCGCTGATCCGAACGCCACCGATGAATTCGGTAACTTGGCGCTCCATATAGTCACCGACCAATACTATTCGGACTGGCAGCTGGCTGACCAAGTGGCTGTAATTGACATCATGATTGACGCTGGGGCGGACAAAGATATGCAGAATGCCGCTGGCATACATCCGGACGTTGAAGGTGTTCGCGAACGGTATCGAAGGTTTGGTAAAGATACAACCGCTCGGTGATTGATGCTGAGGATCAGGTCGTGAGGTCACGCGCCAGCACCGCCGAGAGTGTCCTGGTGGCCAAGCTCCACTCTCTGTGCACCGCGTCCCGGTTTCATGTTACGGCCACGGCGTCGCGCTCCACGGCCCGCTGGAACGGGAATCCCCTTCCTTCCGGTGCTGCCACTCGTCCTGCGTGTAGGCGAAGATCAACGGCGCGGCCCAGGATGTCGCGGCCAGGTCATAGCCGATGTCG carries:
- a CDS encoding transglutaminase-like domain-containing protein, whose amino-acid sequence is MHLLFLTRLLVYALAVAMPLVHPAVTVPYDRAGYLVWFALVPLEMLIAYALRHAATGSTPILRRGRLARLSARARVWLRPPHLLAAAGLAVLAAIAFGTGFDSAAWLVAGAGAGAFLLTLLVFGSREYGHTIAAAELFFIGYIYVKMLRFSRASAEISGASSLLTTVILLVAIGGFLLHGIVIYQAAFPNRRPGTGRAEDRRRGRREVTLFASVIVPLIIVLAIILPPDFVEHRIAFNELNELPPSPPVPVDDFSTAPPGGNLRGDQQFEPRDNQGGGGQGDQQQNQQDGEGEGEAGQMPGLVGIPAREWDQRRQPQQPQPQPQPSQGQGQGETDGTGGGSTGEQGQSGGGSGQPNDQNQGETGEEGDGNQDSGDGEGENQQHAVMIIASEHDPVYAADGYFGLFDGVLGFSYSRDEPLNELVYRRLFETWEDPAPPRELGRSPLEHGFFSTIPERVMPYRPLAVEPTVQQRRYHPFDLSYRVVSQVSTAGPPGWRQARPLSDRERARMSDFLEVPLDGEQRARFQAYLDDAVSDAGTDFDKIDQLMRSYADYQYEIGFTDDVSIAHVDNFLFETKAGDCTEFSNTSAILGRMLGVPTRVVTGWLGSESLQTPQHVRGAAILRQSIEPLQEYAVEDLYLITTAHRHSWTQFWLPDFGWIDFETTAHAKPPPPGADANSLDIVIPIIEVEEVPAPRDFVFPWRFALTVLGTLAAAGIAGAYGLRYGREGWLTMRARQADAGGLRALGKLLYMRMASAGCALKPHAHTVQEYARQYPQIGRFAALYTMLRYRTAFDPGERTSTWQELRTQYQSSLKDVRPAGLLPLLRRTLSLRALYY
- a CDS encoding ankyrin repeat domain-containing protein, which translates into the protein MSLATFGTASVSAGTCSDWKERSFFREATVEGVVDCLDGGADPNARGRYWTGTRLHAAAEEAQDASIIAALLLAGADPNAVGPYGVTPLSIAVRRGYHVEAWSKPDLGVEIVATLLHFDADPNSRDSNGCTPLHEAAGEPFIHPAIIPNLLHGGAEPDVRGCSRYSTPLHAAIFGANISTIAALLDDGADPNLHDNDGNTPIRNAILSINDPGSAADVVSLLLAADADPNVAGTGHDQRLPLHIAAYYHGDNPRLVVALLNAGADPNATDEFGNLALHIVTDQYYSDWQLADQVAVIDIMIDAGADKDMQNAAGIHPDVEGVRERYRRFGKDTTAR